The DNA region TCTTTAAAAAATCTCTGCTGTCTATTATATCTCTGTCATCTAATGCATTATCAAATTCGCTTGCAGGCAAAAAGTCTATAAATAGCTCTTCTATATTTACTCTATGAACAACTATTCTTATTTTATCTCCAAGCGTATACCATTTAGCTTCTTCATTGCTGTATGCTGCCTGCTCATTTTCATCATAATGATAATGATGTCTCAAATCTGCATATCTTATTAAGCCCTCTATTCCTCTATCTTCTATTTCAACAAATATACCAAATTTAGTAATGCCGCTTATGATGCCGTTGTATTCTTTGCCTACTTTTTCTTTCATAAACCTCGCAGCTTTTACTTTATATAAACTTCTCTCGCATTCCACAGCAACTCTCTCTGTTCTAGAGCACCATTTAGCACAATTATCAAACATCTTTTGCATAGAAGGTTTCATATTTTGAGCACCTTCTAATGATAGTTTTAAAAGTCTATGTGTAAGTAAGTCAGTATATCTTCTTATAGGCGAAGTGAAGTGAGTATAATATTCAAAACCAAGACCGAAATGCCCTATATTATTAATATCATATATAGCCTGCTTCATAGAGCGTAAGAGTAGGGTAAGCAGAAGTTTTTCATCAGGCTTTCCAATAATAGATTCTATAAACGAATGAAAATCCAAATTGCCTTCATTGTCAGTTGTAAGTCTGTAGCCTCTGTTGAATGCTATTCTTCTAAATGTGTCTAGCTTTTCAGAATCTGGACTGTCATGCACTCTATAAATGGCACCCTTTATATTTTTTAATCTCTTAGCAACCTCGCAGTTTGCAAGAAGCATAAATTCTTCTATTATCTTATGAGTCTCTTTTCTCTCACCTATAAAAAAGTCTTTTGGGTTTCCGCCTTTATCTAATATTATTTGTGTTTCATTAAGGTTAAACTCTATACTTCCATTATCTATTCTTTTTTGAAGAAGTATTTTTTTTATGTCATCAGCATTTTTTAAAAGTTCTAATAGCCAATCTTCATCTTGTTCTATGCCGTCCAAAACATCTTGAGCATAATCGTAAGTTAATCTTCTGCTTGACTTTATAACGCTTTTATGAAAAGTGCTTTCTTTTATATTTCCTTTATTATCTATAGTGATAAACACTGTCATTGTGAATCTGCTTACACCTTCATTAAGTGAACATATTCCATTTGAAAGCTCATGCGGAAACATTGGATATACTGTATCAATTAAATAAACACTATTTCCTCTCTTTCTTGCTTCCCTGTCTAATGCAGAACCCTCAGCTACAAAAAAACTTACATCAGCAATATGCACGCCTATTTTGTATCCGTCATTTAATTTCTCTACACTTATAGCATCATCAAAATCTTTAGAATCAGCGCCGTCTATTGTTACAGTTCTTATATTCCTTAAATCTATTCTGTCAAACTCAAGCCCAACATTTTCCATGCTATCTGGAAGTATTTTAGCTTCTTCAAGACATTTCTTTGGAAAATCAGTAGGTATATTATATGCATTAGCTACTATCTCAGCATCTTTTTTGGCATTGTTTATTTCTACTTTTATATCTGGCTT from Brachyspira pilosicoli P43/6/78 includes:
- a CDS encoding ribonuclease R family protein, whose translation is MKVIKLLRRIDKKGQVSIKDYKAEYVENKKDKLRFDKMLHKASSMGLIIKKGDVLKLTKEGKYYLDSSSNERDERQSSKKQELKKSSSKKTSKKENSTKTNVIEKPDIKVEINNAKKDAEIVANAYNIPTDFPKKCLEEAKILPDSMENVGLEFDRIDLRNIRTVTIDGADSKDFDDAISVEKLNDGYKIGVHIADVSFFVAEGSALDREARKRGNSVYLIDTVYPMFPHELSNGICSLNEGVSRFTMTVFITIDNKGNIKESTFHKSVIKSSRRLTYDYAQDVLDGIEQDEDWLLELLKNADDIKKILLQKRIDNGSIEFNLNETQIILDKGGNPKDFFIGERKETHKIIEEFMLLANCEVAKRLKNIKGAIYRVHDSPDSEKLDTFRRIAFNRGYRLTTDNEGNLDFHSFIESIIGKPDEKLLLTLLLRSMKQAIYDINNIGHFGLGFEYYTHFTSPIRRYTDLLTHRLLKLSLEGAQNMKPSMQKMFDNCAKWCSRTERVAVECERSLYKVKAARFMKEKVGKEYNGIISGITKFGIFVEIEDRGIEGLIRYADLRHHYHYDENEQAAYSNEEAKWYTLGDKIRIVVHRVNIEELFIDFLPASEFDNALDDRDIIDSRDFLKKKKGSKNKKEIYSRKSKPFKNKSRKEKKKSKKKR